From the Cryptomeria japonica chromosome 2, Sugi_1.0, whole genome shotgun sequence genome, one window contains:
- the LOC131070548 gene encoding polygalacturonase-like codes for MRSMARFGQNHRVKNLVLLALHLIIMGVEAQLITASNRYLRVSTTASNGGAFNVENYGAVGDGAHDDTEAFTSAWNDACKASSGTLLVPGGKTFLVNNLNFQGPCQPGFTFQVDGTIVPPEDPNSWKNKYALLLFQHLQTFTVTGKGTIDGKGSSWWGNYDDRPTAVAFNDVKGLTLSGLTVTNSPRFQVTITGCDGVLVEGVTIQAPGDSPNTDGIDTSHTTNVVIRDSTIGTGDDCVGIGDGSSDITVSGITCGPGHGISIGSLGRGNTEADVHSVHVEGCKLTSTTNGLRIKTWPVL; via the exons ATGAGATCAATGGCTCGATTTGGCCAAAATCATCGtgtgaagaatttggtcttgttggccTTACATTTGATCATCATGGGAGTCGAAGCCCAGTTAATCACAGCAAGCAACAGATATCTTAGGGTTTCTACAACTGCTAGTAATGGAGGAGCCTTTAACGTAGAAAATTATGGTGCAGTGGGTGATGGAGCCCACGATGATACTGAG GCGTTTACCAGTGCATGGAATGATGCTTGTAAAGCATCCTCCGGAACTTTGCTTGTACCAGGTGGCAAGACCTTTCTGGTGAACAATCTAAATTTCCAGGGACCCTGTCAGCCTGGCTTCACTTTTCAG GTAGATGGAACGATTGTCCCACCAGAAGATCCCAACAGCTGGAAGAACAAATATGCGTTGTTGCTATTCCAGCATCTTCAAACATTTACTGTTACAGGGAAGGGCACTATTGATGGAAAAGGAAGTAGTTGGTGGGGAAACTACGATGATAGACCAACG GCCGTTGCATTCAATGATGTGAAAGGGCTAACACTCAGTGGATTAACTGTGACCAACAGTCCTAGATTTCAAGTCACAATCACAGGTTGTGACGGTGTTCTAGTCGAGGGTGTTACGATTCAGGCACCGGGAGATAGCCCAAACACTGATGGAATTGATACAAGCCACACCACAAACGTTGTCATAAGAGATTCCACAATTGGTACAG GAGATGACTGCGTGGGGATAGGTGATGGGTCTTCAGATATCACGGTTAGTGGTATCACATGCGGGCCAGGCCATGGAATAAG TATTGGAAGTCTTGGAAGAGGAAACACTGAAGCAGATGTCCATTCGGTTCACGTGGAGGGGTGCAAGTTGACATCAACAACGAATGGATTAAGAATCAAGACATGGCCGGTATTATGA